The Styela clava chromosome 2, kaStyClav1.hap1.2, whole genome shotgun sequence genome contains a region encoding:
- the LOC120335261 gene encoding uncharacterized protein LOC120335261 yields MWIRWVALVTLTFVTLSRKTDACVTPEKDVNFDDFALRSDIVVEGVLARNVVKKKPKFSATFRVTTIFSTKAGKLKLGNSFVVGDFGSASSCLKPKFGKKYVFFLSPSTAPRIRGRPRRFVNRYNPVGSSKRNLKLFKSVLEGTYEGETILRSGCKKMSKPDNGAVSCSPDKMRCVTSCKKGFLLNGGPKFKVCQTTTGLWYPFKSVSCVPEPTTTSTTSTDEIILASTPQSAISNIKNPFTDTIANKATSKKKPVAKAKTGKKRIANRRKTKRGKKNSGGKMKTAPRKIIRLKSAEGGGTTSISRRYPNLKGADAQKVLVDNLNSEQETLSDSHDTDLSMFSNEEDSTTTTFVSSTTTILSPSTTEQTPPPRRSTPSTRKIPIMPTDESAIPTVSSTISSSPLTPTEIEIPLFLSEEPDTSPTEKGESILTSKEPTTTTTKPVAVSEETDKPVLTTGVIEQSTITTAKVDSIPQTPNIPTTKSTVIVSSSEVPITLTTNRYVETENRSLISEAPDSFVTEPSVESRKPNATFEITDAFTTEQTRDTATPVFILESTTPAKTTEDIEDPVTMPETVNASATGASMITDKPTYFSERQNTTTTILIDETEAPTSAFKEPVELTKETATIVSVTRESVEYITESSAKANETVFIDPNTTSSEPIVDASTDPVSGVSEVYTVEPSAKPNETVFIDPNATTTESFIESTEPVSIKLNISSTDSTLEISGTLSTIEDPVTSGIEIATQTAEMVLISGNISTTKPVMNIDETSTMVEERDMVTSKSMVESTKSVPISEEFETSIMVTSSTKTLVSVNTSTTKPIEEIELSVPTSLELNISTTESTQQIETITNELIKELNISATETIITTISYQPDPTAASNKTDSISEVPVTPTTETIIVSDISTTSQTEGPTKPISIYTILNGTDPDSTTVEQTFESTAAPNETVTPTTETIIVSDISTTSQTEGPTKPISIYTILNGTDPDSTTVEQTFDPTAAPNETDSISEGPVTPATEIILDIDTSTTDQTEGTTNPVSISTLVNITDPITVTVEQTFDPTAAPNETDLISKGPVTPATEIILVSDASTSGQTEGTTNPVSISTRENVTVTSTVTVEKTFDSTAAPNETDLISKGPVIPSTEIILISDTSTTGQSEGTSIFKTYPSTTTAEPAAATEPSTAYTTKSTEETQKTTTTTHQLTSTEETTVKPTLSTSPPILSTKELDSTIKPSILPEASSSTSTERPVTTKTITTTAKSISSTKETVTPTTLLTTGLPVTSPKVTLSKKPVSPTKKPTSVSTKKPFVVSKKPSPKKPITPSKPPKIPSKKPETPVSPTMKPTPVSTKKPFFVSKKPSPKKPITPSKPPKIPSKKPETPVSPTMKPTPVSTEKPFVVSKKPSPKKPITPSKPPKIPSKKPKKPVSPTKKPTPVSTKNPFVVSKKPSPKKPITPSKPPKIPSKKPETPVSPTMKPTPVSTKKPFVASKKPSPKKPITPSKPPKIPSKKPETPVSPTKKPTPGSTKKPFVVSKKPSPKKPITPSKPPKIPSKKPETPVSPTMKPTPVSTKKPFVASKKPSPKKPITPSKPPKSPSKKPETPVSPTKKPTPVSIIKPFVVSKKPSPKKPITPSKPPKIPSKKPISPVEKPRKPTEKPTKKPLLPRKPLRKPGAGKKPTLRRKPTGSRRKPGVAPKKPATPSKAPAKKPTAPTRGPLKKPVTGKRPNLRRRKPLGARRRPGVAPKKPIGTINRPTPVKQKPGETAKTPNVLIKPTSVIEKPVTTATATKEPTKEIIIQTTEPPTSPKLSPTTTKATVSTIQPSTTTKELKKTTVATTIPIVATKIPTETKKPTIPRQAPAKKPTAPKRGPLKKPLTGKRPNLRRRKPLGTRRRPGVAPKKPTGTTKPVLTRQKPSETVKKPEVPTKPTTPIQKSTTTATKEPTTETILQTTEPPTSPKSTTSSTQRSVSVTEKPAVTKKTVTPSKAPTKKPVVTRRGPLKKPVWGKRPALSRKKPIAGIKKPGEIAKKPVGTRKKPGMAKKKPGLSVKKPAGAQKKPFVGKKKPGIQGKKPGLARKKPLLARKKPGFGKKQPVKKPPIKRRPVPTKKPIKKPLPGKGKLGLKPVAKGRTGPKPVVGKAIKTPTTTKSAAVSTTEEPTTTIAPTTTEITTTRKTTTTKPTTTTPKTRPTMPTYRALQPITRRPAYPRRPTTRPPPRLAARGRLGANSGFRPLAPARPPIRARPSLPIFRPLVPLSNRPILPRPVGTFSPESVAILKKVPNVPGKELDQIDDKFAVAKDGDAWQGMDDGLNYKPQLTINKTVYGCPYYESNITVFSFWPGGFNAMVNFSRLTKPMMNGWIVKIQFESPILDIETHVVNFFIATDDRKTVAFLPKPYMAVLHYNQDLTVAFIGKVGNEDINVPRGRALLMGKCTDDILAGKVVGNMFQGQKVLEKLGNGTKAKEVPSAPTRPPAVSRATATEQTPAPRRPGAAGAGVRRPGAAGAGARRPGTAGAGARRPGTAGAGARRPGTARRPGAAPRRTARPRSAFKPRPGNIWPANRCLAKSANGVLPEGGLTRPKWSKSSSKKSIYDYNEVLHKSGLFYMAQKSGKLPKIFPIPWRGDSALKDGCNTGDALFGGLYSGAGYEKSTLAIAFTTTMLAWGGIDYKSAYTAAGEYDDLVKIIKSNANYLIRCHTSANELVVQIGDYDSSGTKWTRPEELDVEGRKIYKINTKNPGQDVAAETAAALAAAGFMFKSTDSKFSQECLLHARQLYSFAQKYPGKYSQVIPSTANRYHTTSDTLDDLVWAMLWMGKATGNKAYFERAEAMYKKITTSPVNLFYWEDKTNALPILLAKFTKKKDYLIESRKLIIKLAKNGTRTPSKQLWLHEKGTNMHTANSAFLALQTAMIYKRFPFGSIAASFAEEQLHLLLGDGERSYVVGFGKNYPKRPHHMASSCLDPPAKCDASRLRISADSPHTLYGALVGGPDQQGKYNDYITEQIQNEVAIDFNAGFQSAIAGLREMQLPGKYLIKSSSNQLRRVGQPVRKNNAG; encoded by the exons cttGTCTCCAAGTACAGCACCTAGAATACGGGGTCGCCCCCGACGATTCGTCAACCGCTATAACCCTGTCGGCTCTTCAAAAAGGAATCTGAAACTTTTTAAAAGTGTTCTGGAAG GTACTTATGAAGGCGAAACGATATTGCGATCTGGATGTAAAAAGATGAGTAAGCCGGATAATGGAGCCGTCTCATGTTCTCCTGATAAAATGCGATGTGTTACCTCATGTAAAAAAGGATTTTTACTCAACGGCGGACCGAAGTTTAAAGTTTGCCAAACCACAACAGGACTGTGGTATCCGTTCAAATCAGTATCGTGTGTTCCTGAACCAACAACTACATCAACGACTTCTACTGATGAAATAATATTGGCATCAACACCACAATCTGCAATTTCCAATATTAAAAATCCGTTCACTGATACAATAGCCAACAAGGCTACATCCAAAAAGAAGCCAGTAGCCAAAGCAAAGACTGGAAAGAAACGAATCGCAAATAGGAGAAAAACAAAGCGAGGAAAAAAGAACTCTGGAGGTAAAATGAAAACGGCACCGCGGAAAATTATAAGATTGAAATCTGCTGAAGGGGGAGGGACGACATCTATCAGCAGAAGATATCCAAATTTGAAAGGTGCTGATGCACAGAAGGTACTCGTGGATAATCTCAATTCAGAACAAGAAACTTTATCAG ATTCCCATGACACCGATTTGAGCATGTTCTCAAACGAAGAAGACAGTACAACTACAACTTTTGTTAGTTCAACAACTACAATACTCTCTCCTTCGACAACAGAACAAACTCCACCTCCAAGAAGATCAACACCAAGTACGCGGAAAATACCAATTATGCCAACCGATGAATCGGCTATACCAACAGTATCATCGACAATCTCATCATCACCTCTAACACCAACAGAAATTGAGATACCGCTATTTTTGTCTGAAGAACCTGATACATCACCCACAGAAAAAGGAGAATCGATTTTGACTTCTAAAGAACCTACAACAACGACTACAAAACCCGTCGCAGTGTCTGAGGAAACAGATAAACCAGTTTTAACGACTGGTGTTATAGAACAATCAACGATAACAACAGCAAAAGTTGATTCAATTCCACAAACACCAAATATACCTACGACAAAATCAACTGTGATAGTTTCTAGTTCCGAAGTACCAATTACTTTAACAACGAATCGGTATGTGGAAACAGAAAATCGTAGTTTAATTTCTGAAGCACCAGATTCATTTGTGACGGAACCATCCGTAGAATCCAGAAAACCTAACGCAACTTTTGAAATAACAGATGCATTCACAACAGAACAAACCAGAGACACAGCAACTCCAGTCTTTATACTTGAAAGCACGACTCCAGCTAAAACGACTGAAGACATCGAGGATCCTGTAACTATGCCTGAAACGGTAAATGCATCAGCGACAGGAGCAAGTATGATAACTGACAAGCCAACATATTTCTCTGAAAGACAAAATACAACTACAACAATTCTAATAGATGAAACCGAAGCACCGACTTCTGCGTTTAAAGAGCCTGTCGAACTTACAAAAGAAACGGCGACAATAGTTTCAGTTACTAGAGAATCGGTGGAATACATAACAGAATCGAGCGCAAAAGCTAATGAGACAGTTTTTATTGATCCAAACACAACTTCATCGGAACCTATTGTCGACGCAAGTACAGATCCAGTTTCGGGAGTATCAGAGGTATATACAGTAGAGCCAAGCGCAAAACCTAATGAGACAGTTTTTATTGATCCAAACGCCACCACAACGGAATCCTTTATCGAAAGTACAGAACCAGTTTCGATCAAATTGAACATATCCTCAACAGACTCCACTTTGGAGATCAGTGGCACATTGTCTACTATCGAAGATCCAGTCACGTCAGGAATAGAGATAGCAACTCAAACGGCAGAAATGGTTTTAATTTCTGGAAATATCTCAACAACAAAACCAGTAATGAATATTGATGAAACGTCGACAATGGTTGAAGAACGTGATATGGTCACTTCTAAATCGATGGTAGAATCAACAAAATCAGTTCCTATTTCTGAAGAATTTGAAACTTCAATAATGGTGACATCTAGTACAAAGACATTGGTTTCTGTAAATACAAGCACAACAAAACCGATAGAAGAGATTGAATTGTCGGTTCCAACATCTCTGGAACTGAATATATCTACGACGGAATCAACTCAACAAATTGAAACCATTACAAATGAACTTATAAAGGAACTAAATATATCCGCAACAGAGACAATCATAACAACTATTTCGTATCAACCAGATCCCACTGCCGCGTCAAATAAGACGGACTCTATTTCTGAAGTACCAGTTACACCCACGACAGAAACTATAATAGTTTCAGACATATCAACAACGAGTCAAACCGAAGGACCTACTAAACCCATTTCGATTTATACAATACTAAATGGAACTGATCCAGACTCCACCACAGTAGAACAAACATTTGAGTCAACTGCTGCTCCAAATGAGACAGTTACACCCACGACAGAAACTATAATAGTTTCAGACATATCAACAACGAGTCAAACCGAAGGACCTACTAAACCCATTTCGATTTATACAATACTAAATGGAACTGATCCAGACTCCACCACAGTAGAACAAACATTTGATCCAACTGCTGCTCCAAATGAGACAGATTCAATTTCTGAAGGACCGGTTACACCCGCCACAgaaataattttagatataGATACGTCAACAACGGATCAAACTGAAGGAACCACCAATCCCGTTTCAATTTCTACACTAGTAAATATAACTGACCCAATTACTGTCACAGTGGAACAAACATTCGATCCAACTGCTGCTCCAAATGAGACGGATTTGATTTCTAAAGGTCCGGTTACACCCGCTACAGAAATAATTTTAGTTTCAGATGCGTCAACATCGGGTCAAACTGAGGGAACTACCAATCCCGTTTCAATTTCTACACGAGAAAATGTAACTGTCACAAGCACCGTCACAGTGGAAAAAACATTTGATTCAACTGCTGCTCCAAATGAGACGGATTTGATTTCCAAAGGACCGGTTATACCTAGCacagaaattattttaatttcagatACGTCAACAACGGGTCAATCTGAAGGAAcatcaattttcaaaacttaCCCAAGCACCACCACAGCGGAACCAGCAGCTGCAACCGAACCGTCCACTGCGTACACGACGAAATCTACTGAAGAAACTCAGAAAACTACAACAACCACACATCAGCTCACCTCGACTGAGGAGACAACTGTGAAACCAACATTATCAACCAGTCCACCAATTTTGTCAACAAAAGAACTGGACTCGACGATAAAACCAAGCATTTTACCTGAAGCATCATCGTCGACGTCAACTGAAAGGCCTGTAACTACAAAAACAATAACTACGACAGCAAAATCAATTTCATCAACTAAAGAAACTGTTACGCCGACTACACTACTAACGACTGGATTGCCTGTTACGTCGCCAAAAGTTACGCTATCCAAGAAGCCGGTTTCTCCAACCAAGAAGCCGACTTCAGTGTCAACTAAAAAGCCATTCGTCGTGTCTAAAAAACCATCACCTAAGAAACCAATTACACCAAGCAAACCCCCAAAAATTCCATCGAAGAAACCCGAGACGCCGGTTTCTCCAACCATGAAGCCGACTCCAGTGTCAACTAAAAAGCCATTTTTCGTGTCTAAAAAACCATCACCTAAGAAACCAATTACACCAAGCAAACCCCCAAAAATTCCATCGAAGAAACCCGAGACGCCGGTTTCTCCAACCATGAAGCCGACTCCAGTGTCAACTGAAAAGCCATTTGTCGTGTCTAAAAAACCATCACCTAAGAAACCAATTACACCAAGCAAACCCCCAAAAATTCCATCGAAGAAACCCAAGAAGCCGGTTTCTCCAACCAAGAAGCCGACTCCAGTGTCAACTAAAAATCCATTTGTCGTGTCTAAAAAACCATCACCTAAGAAACCAATTACACCAAGCAAACCCCCAAAAATTCCATCGAAGAAACCCGAGACGCCGGTTTCTCCAACCATGAAGCCGACTCCAGTGTCAACTAAAAAGCCATTTGTCGCGTCTAAAAAACCATCACCTAAGAAACCAATTACACCAAGCAAACCCCCAAAAATTCCATCGAAGAAACCCGAGACGCCGGTTTCTCCAACCAAGAAGCCGACTCCAGGGTCAACTAAAAAGCCATTTGTCGTGTCTAAAAAACCATCACCTAAGAAACCAATTACACCGAGCAAACCCCCAAAAATTCCATCGAAAAAACCCGAGACGCCGGTTTCTCCAACCATGAAGCCGACTCCAGTGTCAACTAAAAAGCCATTTGTCGCGTCTAAAAAACCATCACCTAAGAAACCAATTACACCAAGCAAACCCCCAAAAAGTCCATCGAAGAAACCCGAGACGCCGGTTTCTCCAACCAAGAAGCCGACTCCAGTGTCAATTATAAAGCCATTTGTCGTGTCTAAAAAACCATCACCTAAGAAACCAATTACACCGAGCAAACCCCCAAAAATTCCATCGAAGAAACCCATTTCTCCGGTTGAAAAACCTAGAAAACCAACAGAAAAGCCAACAAAAAAACCATTATTACCAAGGAAACCATTGAGAAAACCCGGCGCTGGCAAGAAACCTACATTACGAAGGAAACCTACTGGATCCAGACGAAAACCAGGCGTGGCTCCCAAAAAGCCAGCCACTCCGTCTAAAGCACCTGCAAAAAAGCCAACCGCTCCAACGAGAGGGCCTCTGAAAAAGCCTGTTACAGGGAAAAGACCTAATTTACGCAGAAGGAAACCATTAGGAGCTAGAAGGCGACCAGGCGTAGCTCCCAAGAAGCCCATCGGAACTATAAATAGGCCAACCCCAGTAAAACAAAAGCCTGGTGAAACTGCCAAAACACCTAACGTTCTGATAAAACCAACTTCTGTGATTGAAAAGCCAGTAACAACAGCCACTGCGACAAAGGAACCAACAAAAGAAATAATTATACAGACCACAGAACCACCTACGTCGCCAAAATTGTCTCCCACTACAACAAAAGCAACCGTATCAACAATTCAGCCTAGCACAACCacaaaagaattgaaaaaaacaacCGTTGCAACCACTATTCCTATTGTGGCGACAAAGATACCAACTGAAACCAAAAAACCAACCATTCCGAGACAAGCTCCTGCAAAAAAGCCAACCGCTCCAAAACGAGGGCCACTGAAAAAGCCTCTCACAGGAAAGAGACCCAATTTACGCAGAAGGAAACCATTGGGAACTAGAAGACGACCAGGTGTGGCTCCTAAAAAGCCTACCGGCACTACGAAGCCAGTTCTAACCCGACAAAAGCCTAGTgaaactgtcaaaaaacctGAAGTTCCGACGAAACCAACTACTCCAATTCAAAAGTCAACAACAACTGCGACAAAGGAACCAACGACAGAAACAATTTTACAAACCACAGAACCACCTACTTCGCCAAAATCAACGACATCATCGACACAGAGATCTGTTTCTGTCACGGAGAAACCAGCAGTCACTAAAAAAACAGTCACGCCTAGTAAAGCACCTACAAAAAAACCGGTAGTTACAAGAAGGGGACCCCTAAAAAAACCTGTTTGGGGAAAAAGGCCAGCTTTATCTAGAAAGAAACCTATTGCTGGTATTAAGAAACCGGGAGAAATTGCAAAGAAGCCCGTGGGTACCAGAAAGAAGCCAGGTATGGCCAAGAAAAAACCGGGTCTATCTGTCAAGAAGCCAGCGGGTGCCCAAAAGAAACCGTTTGTTGGTAAGAAAAAGCCTGGAATCCAAGGTAAAAAGCCTGGTTTGGCTCGCAAGAAACCATTACTCGCCAGAAAGAAGCCTGGCTTTGGTAAAAAACAACCTGTTAAAAAGCCGCCAATAAAACGACGACCTGTACCAACTAAAAAGCCTATTAAAAAACCTTTGCCCGGAAAAGGTAAATTGGGATTAAAACCTGTTGCCAAAGGACGAACCGGACCTAAGCCTGTAGTCGGAAAAGCAATAAAAACTCCTACAACAACAAAATCAGCGGCAGTAAGTACAACAGAAGAACCAACTACTACTATTGCGCCAACCACAACTGAAATCACAACTACTAGAAAAACAACCACCACGAAACCAACAACCACGACCCCCAAAACTAGGCCCACAATGCCAACTTACCGCGCATTACAACCAATAACGCGACGACCAGCTTACCCACGCCGACCCACAACTCGTCCACCTCCTCGATTAGCAGCACGAGGTCGACTTGGAGCCAACTCTGGATTCCGCCCACTTGCCCCCGCAAGGCCACCGATACGAGCCCGCCCGTCACTCCCAATTTTCCGTCCTCTTGTACCATTGAGTAACCGACCCATATTGCCAAGACCCGTGGGTACGTTTTCACCCGAGAGTGttgcaatattgaaaaaagttccAAATGTACCGGGAAAAGAATTAGATCAGATAGATGATAAATTTGCTGTGGCGAAAGATGGAGATGCATGGCAAGGGATGGATGATGGATTGAATTATAAGCCTCAACTGACTATTAACAAAACAGTATATGGTTGCCCATACTACGAATCAAATATTACAGTTTTTAGCTTTTGGCCAGGAGGCTTCAATGCAATGGTAAATTTCTCTCGTCTAACGAAACCAATGATGAATGGATGGATAGTGAAAATACAATTCGAGTCACCAATACTTGATATTGAAACCCACGTTGTTAATTTCTTCATCGCCACAGACGACAGAAAAACCGTTGCGTTTTTGCCTAAGCCGTATATGGCAGTACTTCATTATAATCAG GATTTGACAGTCGCCTTTATTGGAAAGGTTGGCAATGAAGACATAAATGTGCCCCGTGGCAGAGCGTTGCTCATGGGAAAATGTACTGACGACATACTCGCTGGCAAAGTTGTTGGAAACATGTTTCAAGGACAAAAAGTACTAGAAAAACTTGGAAACGGCACTAAAGCAAAAGA GGTTCCAAGCGCTCCAACAAGACCTCCAGCAGTTTCAAGAGCGACAGCCACTGAGCAAACTCCAGCTCCAAGAAGACCAGGAGCGGCAGGAGCTGGAGTCAGGCGGCCCGGTGCGGCAGGAGCTGGAGCCAGACGGCCCGGAACGGCTGGAGCTGGAGCCAGACGGCCCGGAACGGCAGGAGCTGGAGCACGACGACCAGGAACAGCAAGACGCCCTGGAGCAGCACCCCGACGAACCGCTCGGCCAAGATCAGCATTCAAGCCTCGTCCCGGGAATATCTGGCCCGCAAATAGATGCTTGGCAAAATCTGCTAATGGTGTCCTTCCAGAAGGAGGATTAACAAGACCAAAATGGTCTAAAAGCTCAAGCAAAA AATCAATCTATGATTACAACGAAGTTCTGCATAAATCTGGACTTTTCTACATGGCTCAGAAATCTGGCAAACTTCCTAAAATATTCCCAATACCTTGGAGAGGCGACTCTGCACTGAAGGATGGATGTAACACTGGGGACGCCTTGTTCGGAGGACTTTACAGTG GTGCTGGTTACGAAAAGTCTACATTGGCTATTGCATTTACAACAACTATGCTTGCTTGGGGAGGAATTGATTATAAATCAGCATACACTGCCGCTGGTGAatacgacgatcttgtgaaaatCATTAAAAGTAACGCAAACTATTTGATTCGCTGTCACACAAGCGCGAATGAGTTAGTGGTTCAG ATAGGAGACTATGATTCAAGTGGAACGAAATGGACAAGGCCAGAAGAGCTGGACGTAGAAGGAAGAAAAATATACAAGATAAATACTAAAAATCCAGGCCAAGATGTTGCTGCTGAAACAGCGGCCGCTCTAGCTGCAGCAGGATTCATGTTCAAGTCAACAG ATTCCAAGTTTTCTCAAGAATGTTTGCTCCACGCCAGGCAATTGTACAGTTTTGCACAGAAATATCCAGGCAAATATAGTCAAGTCATTCCCTCAACTGCGAACAGATATCATACGACATCTGACACTTTGGATGATTTG GTGTGGGCAATGCTTTGGATGGGTAAAGCTACAGGAAATAAAGCATATTTTGAAAGAGCAGAAGCTATGTACAAGAAAATCACCACAAGTCCTGTAAACCTGTTCTACTGGGAAGATAAAACAAACGCATTGCCG ATATTGTTAGCCAAATTCACGAAAAAGAAGGATTATTTGATAGAGTCTAGAAAATTGATAATCAAACTGGCGAAGAATGGAACGCGAACACCGAGCAAACAGCTTTGGTTACATGAAAAGGGAACAAACATGCACACGG cAAACTCTGCGTTTTTGGCACTGCAGACAGCAATGATATATAAACGCTTTCCGTTCGGATCAATAGCAGCATCATTTGCAGAGGAACAACTTCATTTGCTTCTGGGTGACGGTGAACGTAGTTACGTTGTCGGATTCGGTAAGAATTACCCGAAACGTCCTCATCATATGGCAAG ttcatgtCTTGATCCACCCGCTAAGTGTGATGCTTCTCGTTTACGTATATCAGCTGACAGTCCACATACATTGTATGGAGCCTTGGTCGGTGGACCTGATCAGCAAGGAAA ATACAACGATTACATTACGGAGCAGATTCAAAACGAAGTAGCCATCGATTTTAATGCTGGATTCCAATCAGCTATAGCAGGGTTACGAGAAATGCAACTCCCGGGAAAATATCTGATAAAATCCTCGTCAAACCAGTTGCGTAGGGTGGGACAACCTGTTCGAAAGAACAATGCAggataa